A window of Paraburkholderia sp. ZP32-5 genomic DNA:
GCTGCCCACATGCGTGATCGCAACCGCCGCGGTGTTGACCAGCAGAATGAAATAAAGAAGCGGCACTTGCCGGCTGAATGCCTGCAATTGCGCGCGCACGAGTCCCGGGTCGCTTTGCGTGACCGAGAGCGCTTCTTTCAATCTGGCTAGTCGAACCATCGCCATGTCATCCCTGTTTCCGTACCAAGCGCATCTATTGATAACGGCGCGTCTGAATTTATCTTGAGCGTGTCGGCGGGTGAGCGAGCGATGACGAATAGGGGGAGGTTCGGTAAGTGCTACCTGGTGTTGAGCTCGAGAGAGTGAGAATCAGTCGTTTCTGCCGGATCTGATGTGAACCTTAGAGCGCAGGGCGTGGAGCGTGATGCGAAAAACGCACTGCACAACGTGATGTTTTTCAAAGCGCGGGGCAGGACAGTACGTGTTGCGGCGGCATCGTGACGCCGGGGCCGCCGTTGGGCGCGGGGCTGCCCTGTGGCGCGGATTCGACCAGTCGCACCGCATTGGTATCCGCATTCGCGAGTACGTATTTCTGGGGGCGATCGTCGGGCTGCCAGTACACGCGGAACATGTCGCCGTTGCTGAAAACGAGCAGTTTGCCGTGAACCGTTTTGGTGGCGCTGACGAAGTCGACCGGTTCGCCGTCGCGTAACTGGAACCCTTGCGGCGACTCGGAATGACCGGCGCCGACGAGTGTCGCGCAGCTTTCGTCAGCGGCCGTGGCGAGCGCCGGACAGAGCGCGGCGAGCAATACGCATGTTGCAATCAGGCGATTTTTCACTTTTTTTGTTTCTTGCGGAAAGTTAACTTGCACCCGGTTATGCAAGTGCCGTGCCGCTTCATCGTGTGCCGCGCCGCGCTGCCGGAACACCTGCCGCATTCGCTCGCAGTGCGCTAAAGCACTGAAATTGCAACGGATTGTGATGCGCGGGCGGCGCGTGCAAAACGGTACGCGCGGATAAGCCCGCGATTCTTATGGCACTTTGCCGCGCAAAATCGTCAAATTGGCTCTGGGCCGGTGATACAAGCCTTACACCAAGGGGTTTGCGCGAAAGCACGCCTATGCGTTAACGTGTCGGTCCCGGCGCCATAGAGTGGCGCCGGTTCCATGATTACCATACGGGAAGTGCTATGAACAAACAGGAACTGATTGACGCAGTCGCCGCAGCGACGGGCGAAAGCAAAGCGGCCACCGGCCAGACCATCGACGCGATCGTCGAAGCGGTGACCAAGGCAGTGGTGAGCGGCGATACGGTGCAACTGGTCGGTTTCGGTTCTTTCTCGACCGGCGCGCGCGCTGCACGCGTGGGCCGCAATCCGTCGACCGGCGAGGAAATCCAGATCGCTGCCGCCAAGACGGTGAAGTTCACCGCGGGCAAGGCGTTCAAGGAAGCCGTCAACGCGTCGTAATGCAACGCGCTTCACGCCGCGGTATCGACGGTGCGCTGCGCAGCCTGCTGCAACGCGCGCAACAGACGATCGATCGGGCGAGAAGCATCACGCGCTGCGCGACCAGACCCTGGCGGTCCCGCCAGACGGCTGGCGCGGCGCGTGTGCCTGGCTCTTTAGCCGGGTATTCAGTTGGCTTCGGTTGGCCTCGGTTGGCTTTCCATCTGGCTGCCTGCCTGGGGCTTCAGCGGGCTCTGTAGTCAGGGGAGATAGTCAGGCAGGACCGGACACCTTGGACGCCGCCTTGCGCGGCGCCCTTGCCATCTCTGTCAGCTTGCGCGACGCTTGCGCGCGGCATCGGCGAGCGTGGCGAGCACCGGCTCCGTTTGCGCCCAGCTCACACACGCATCGGTAATCGATACGCCGTAACGCAACGGCACGCCTTCCTTCAGATCCTGACGGCCCTCTTCCAGATGACTTTCGAGCATCACACCGATGATGCGGCGATCGCCATCGGACAATTGCCGCGCGATATCCTCCGCCACTTCGATCTGCCGCAAGTGCGACTTGTTCGAGTTCGCATGCGAGCAATCGATCATCACCTGTTCACGCAGACCCGCTGAACGCAGCGATTCGCAGGTGGCTTGCACCGACGCGGCATCGTAGTTCGAGCCTCGCTTGCCGCCGCGCAGAATCACGTGAGCGTCATCGTTGCCGCGCGTTTCGAAGATCGCGGCCATGCCCATTTTCGTCATGCCCATGAACGCGTGACTCGCGCGCGCCGCGACGATCGCGTCCGCCGCGATCTGCACGCCGCCGTCGGTGCCGTTCTTGAAACCGATCGGGCAGCTCAGACCCGACGCGAGCTGACGATGACTCTGGCTCTCGGTCGTGCGCGCGCCGATCGCGCCCCACGCGACCAGGTCGGCGATGTATTGCGGGCTCAACAGATCGAGGAATTCGGTCGCGACGGGCAGCCCCAGACCGTTGATGTCGAGCAGCAGTTGCCGCGCGAGACGCAGCCCTTCGTTGATGCGGAAGCTGCCGTCGAGGCGCGGATCGTTGATATAGCCTTTCCAGCCGACGGTCGTGCGCGGCTTCTCGAAGTACACGCGCATCACGATCAGCAGATCGTCCTTGTAGTGATCGGCGGCGGCTTTCAGCTTGCGTGCGTATTCGATCGCCTGGTCGTGGTCGTGGATCGAGCAGGGGCCCGTGATCAGCACGAGACGGTCGTCGCGGCCGTGCAGCACGTCGGCGATTTCGACGCGGGTCTTCTCGACCAGCGTTTGCACCGTGGGCGGCACGGGCAGTTCGTCCTGCAGCAGCGCGGGCGAGATCAGCGGACGGACCGCGCCGATCCGCACGTCGTCGATGCGTGTAGTGTCCTGGGTGGCGTCGGCCGAGCCGACTTCCTGATCGTGCAGCGGATTGTCGAGGGCGCTCAAGATATTCTCCGGAATCGATGGATAAGGCGGCAGCGCGAGCCGGTCGTGGCAGTTGCCGGTCCGAGCCGGCGCACAGGCGCTGCGTGGGTTTGACGTGGGCCGTGCGTGGCTTGGCGAGATCGAGCGCGCGATGATCGGGAAACGATTCGCGCGCGAACCTCGCCCGGGACTTTGCGCGTTTGCGCGGCATCTCGCGCCGGGCTCTACCCGAACCGGCAATGAACTGGGACCCAGGCAGGCAAGCGGGAGCGAGGCTGAGGCGAAGTCGGAACGCCAGCGCACGGCTGCGCTGGCGCGATTATGACACCCGCGCGTGACGGTACGCAGCGTGACGTGTCAGAGCTTGCGCAGCAGCGCCATCGCGGCGGCCGGATTGCGCTCCTTGAAGCCGCTGATCACGTACAGATAGACGTCGCGCGCGGCTGCTTTAGCGGTCGTTTTCGCGAGCGGCTCGCCGCAGGTTTCCAGATCGTCGGGCGTGGTGCCGGCGGCAAGCTGGTGCGCGCGTTCGGCCCATGCGTCGAGCGCTTTCGCCGAATAGCCGTGTGCTTCCTTTTCGCTCGTGCCCATGATGCGCGCGTACACGAACGGCGCAGTGATATCGGCGATCTGCGGATAGTCGCTGTCGGCCGCGAGCACGACCGCGACCTGGTATTTGCGCGCGAGCGCGATGAATTCCGGCGTCTTGAACGACTCGTGACGGACTTCGATCGCATGCCGCAGCGGCTGTCCTTCGATGCTCGCCGGCAGCAGCTTCAGAAAGGCCTCGAAATCGTCGGGATCGAATTTCTTGGTGGTCGCGAACTGCCAGTTGATCGCGCCGAGCTTCTGTTTGAGCAGCAGCACGCCGCTCGCGAAGAAGCGTTCGATCGTTTCGCCCGCTTCGGCGAGCACCCGTCGATTGGTCGCATAACGCGGCGCTTTCAGCGAAAAGACGAAATCGTCCGGCGTTTCCTGATACCACTTCTGATAGCTCGACGGCTTCTGCGAACCGTAGAACGTGCCGTTGACTTCGATCGACGTCAGTTGTCGGCTCGCGTATTCGAGTTCGCGGCTTTGCGTCAGATCGGCGGGGTAGAACGGGCCGCGCCATGGCGCGAAAGTCCAGCCGCCGATGCCGACGCGGATGCGGGTGGTGGATGCGGATTGGGGCTTGGTTTGCGGGACGTTTTGGGTTGCCGCCTCGGTTGTGCGCTGGGTGGTGGTGGCTGTAGCGGTGGTAGTGGTAGTGCGTTTTTCAGGTCGAATGGCAGGCTTTGGTGCAGGTGTGGCTTTCGATGCAGGCGCAGCCTTTGGCGCGCGTGCAGCCTTCGGCACAGACGCAGCCTTCGACACCGGCGCGGCTTTTACACCGGTCCCGCCTTTCTTCGCGGCCGTCTTTCGAGCTGGCTTGTCGGCTTGCGGTTGGCGTTGCTTTTCGCTGGCGTTTTCGCTTTTGTTGCGGCTTTCCTTCGCGCTTTTCGCTGCGGGCACTTGGGCTCTCCTTCGGGCTGCGGCGGGAAGCTCGTAGATTAGCCGCTTTTCGCGCGCCGCGCGGTCTTTGCCGCGCTGCTCGCCTTCACCACACCGCCTGCCTTCGCACTGCCAGCTACACCCGCCGCGCCGGCCGCCAGCTCGAAACGCCGATTCGCCTCGGCCACCTCCGCCCTGAAGCGCTGCAATGCGCTGACGTCGAGCGCGGGCGGTGTCAGCGCAACCCACAGCACGTCGATCAGTTGATCGGCGGTCGCATCGATATCGATCTGCCGGTTCGCCAGCGTCGCGTCCCACAGCACGTGCTCCATCGGCCCGAACACCATCGAGCGCAACAGACGCAGCGGCATATCGGCGCGAATCTCGCCGCTTTGCTGGCCTTGCGCGAGCACCCGCATCAGCGGCGCGGTATAGCGGCGTTGCAACTCAGTCAGCGCTTCACTCAATTCGTGGTGCCGAGCGCGGCCTTCGGACAGCACCAGCGCGCATAGATCGGTGCCGTTCACGAGCATCAGCCGCAAATGCATGCGCACGATGAACGCGAACTGCTGGCGCACGCTGCCGTCGCGCGGTAGGCCCGCTTCGATCGCGTCGATGATCTCGTCGTACCAGTCGCCGATCACGCGCGCGCATAGCTCGCGCTTGCCGCGGAAGTAGCTGAATACGGTGGCCTCCGAAATGCCGAGGCGCTGCGCGATTTCGGCGGTCGTGGCGCGCTCGTAGCCCTTTTCGGAGAACACGTCGCGGCCCGCCTGAAGAATTTCCTTCACGCGCTGTTGCGACTTGCGCCCGGCCGGCTCGCGGCGCGATACGGGCAATCCGGCTTTCACGGCAACCGTCATATGAGTCGAAGTCAGATTTGTGACGTAGGGGGAGGCGAGGCAGAGTCTATCTATGCCCGATGAACGCGATCCTAGCACCGAATACGCTGTCTGGAGCGGCTGTCGGCAAATTTCTGAGTAACACTCAAAAATACCTATTGACGCATACGTCAATCTGGCGTGAAATGCGCGTTGACACGATCGATGATCCGCGCGCCGCCGCCATTGCCCGCTGGCCGCCCCGAACCCTGGAGACACCGCAATGCTCAACCTGCCCGGTTTGCAATTCCCGCTCGGCGAAGAAATCGAAATGCTGCGCGACAGCATTGCGTCGTTCGCCGCCAAAGAAATCGCGCCGCGCGCGGGCGAAATCGACCATACCGACCAGTTCCCGATGGATCTGTGGAAAAAGTTCGGCGATCTCGGCGTGCTCGGTATGACCGTCGCCGAGGAATACGGCGGCGCGAACATGGGCTACACCGCGCACATGGTCGCGATGGAGGAAATCTCGCGCGCGTCGGCATCGGTCGGACTGTCGTACGGCGCGCATTCGAATCTGTGCGTGAACCAGATTCATCGCAACGGCACGGAGCAGCAGAAGCAGAAGTATCTGCCGAAGCTCGTGTCCGGCGAACACGTCGGCGCGCTCGCGATGAGCGAGCCGAACGCGGGCTCGGACGTAGTCAGCATGAAACTGCGCGCCGAAAAGAAGGGCGACCGCTACGTGCTGAACGGCACCAAGATGTGGATCACCAATGGCCCGGATTGCGACACGCTGGTCGTCTATGCAAAGACCGATCCGGAAGCCCAATCGCGCGGCATTACCGCGTTTATCGTCGAGAAGGGCATGAAGGGTTTCTCGGTTGCACAGAAGCTCGACAAGCTCGGCATGCGCGGCTCGCATACCGGCGAGCTGGTGTTCCAGGACGTCGAAGTGCCGGAAGAAAACATCCTGGGCCAGTTGAACGGCGGCGTGAAGGTGCTGATGAGCGGCCTCGACTACGAACGCGCGGTGCTCGCGGGCGGCCCGACCGGCATCATGGTCGCGGTGATGGACTCGGTCGTGCCGTATATCCACGACCGCAAACAGTTCGGTCAGCCGATCGGCGAATTCCAGCTGATCCAGGGCAAGGTCGCCGATCTTTATACGACGTTGCAGGCGTGCCGCGCGTATCTGTACGCGGTGGGCCGTCAACTCGACACGCTCGGCAAAGAGCACGTGCGCCAGGTGCGCAAGGACTGCGCCGGCGTGATTCTCTATACCGCCGAAAAGGCGACGTGGATGGCCGGCGAGGCGATCCAGATTCTCGGCGGCAATGGCTATATCAACGAGTATCCGGTCGGACGTCTGTGGCGCGACGCGAAGCTCTACGAAATCGGCGCGGGTACCAGTGAGATTCGCCGGATGCTGATCGGCCGTGAGTTGTTTGCCGAAACGCTGTGATGCGGGCTTTTCTAAAGCTCTAAAAGCTCTTAAAAAACCGGACTTCCGGAGAACCCACGTCATGCCGATCATCGAATCGAAACTGAACCCGCGCTCGGATGATTTTCGCGCCAACGCGGCGGCGCTCGAAGCGCTCGTCGCGGATCTGCGCGCGAAGGTCGAGCAACTGGCGCAGGGCGGTGGCCAGGCCGCGCGCGACAAACACACGAGCCGCGGCAAACTGCTGCCGCGCGATCGCATCGCGCAACTGCTCGATCCGGGCACGCCGTTTCTCGAGCTGTCGCAACTGGCCGCGTACGGCATGTATAACGACGACGCGCCGGGCGCCGGGGTGATCACCGGTATCGGCAGGATCGCCGGGCAGGAATGCGTGATCGTCTGCAACGACGCGACCGTGAAAGGCGGCACCTACTATCCGGTCACCGTGAAGAAGCATGTGCGCGCGCAGGAAATCGCCAGCGAAAACCGCTTGCCGTGCGTGTATCTGGTCGACTCCGGCGGCGCGAATCTGCCGAATCAGGACGACGTGTTTCCCGATCGCGATCACTTCGGCCGCATCTTCTACAACCAGGCGAATCTATCGGCGGCCGGCATTCCGCAGATCGCGGTCGTGATGGGCTCGTGTACCGCGGGCGGCGCGTATGTGCCGGCGATGAGCGACGAGTCGATCATCGTGAAGAACCAGGGGACGATTTTTCTCGGCGGCCCGCCGCTCGTGAAGGCGGCAACTGGCGAGGTGGTCAGCGCCGAAGACCTCGGCGGCGGCGACGTGCATACGCGGCTGTCAGGTGTCGTCGATCATCTCGCGCAGAACGATGCGCATGCGCTCGGTATCGCGCGTAGCATCGTCGGCAATCTGAATCGCGCGAAGCAGGCACCGCTCGTGTTGCAGGAACCGAAGCCGCCGCGCTACGACCCGCACAGCCTCTACGGCGTGATTCCGGTCGATACGCGCAAGCCGTTCGATATCCGCGAAGTGATCGCGCGCATCGTCGACGATTCCGCCTTCGACGAATTCAAGGCACGTTACGGCACCACGCTCGTGTGCGGCTTTGCGCATATCTGGGGGCATCCGGTTGGCATCATCGCGAACAACGGCATTCTGTTTTCGGAGTCGGCGTTAAAGGGCACGCACTTTATCGAGCTTTGCTGCCAGCGCAAGATTCCGCTGGTGTTTCTGCAGAACATCACCGGCTTTATGGTGGGCCGCAAGTACGAAAACGAAGGCATCGCGCGCAACGGCGCGAAGATGGTTACGGCGGTGGCCACTGCGAAGGTGCCAAAGTTCACGGTGATCATCGGCGGCTCGTTCGGCGCCGGCAATTACGGCATGTGCGGGCGTGCGTATTCACCGCGTTTCCTGTGGATGTGGCCGAACGCGCGCATCTCGGTGATGGGCGGCGAGCAGGCCGCGTCGGTGCTGGCCACGGTCAAGCGCGACGGCATCGAGGCGAAGGGCGGAAGCTGGAGTCCGGAAGAAGAAGAGGCGTTCAAGCAGCCGATTCGCGAGCAATACGAACATCAGGGACATCCGTACTATGCGAGCGCGCGTCTGTGGGACGACGGCGTGATCGACCCGGCGCAAACACGCGACGTGCTCGGCCTCGGCCTGTCGGCGAGCATGAACGCGCCGATCGAAGATACGCGCTTCGGCGTGTTCAGAATGTGATCGGCTTGTTGCAACGACGTATGGCTCAACGATGTATGACGCGATCGCATATGACGCAACGATACGGCGCGAAGGAGTGACACGCATGCAATACGAAACGCTGAAAGTGGACTTTGCCGGGCAGATCGCGACGGTCACGCTGAATCGTCCGGACGTGCGCAACGCCTTCAACGAAACGATGATCGCCGAGCTGACGTCGGCGTTTACGACGCTCGATACGCGCGACGACGTGCGCGCGGTCGTGCTGGCCGCGAACGGCAAGGCGTTCTGCGCGGGCGCCGATCTGAACTGGATGAAGAAGATGGCCGGCTACTCGGACGACGAGAACCGCGCCGATGCGATGCTGCTCGCGAACATGCTGTCGTCGGTGTATCGCTGCAACAAGCCGGTGATCGCGCGCGTGAACGGCGATGCGTACGCGGGCGGCATGGGCCTGATTGCCGCGTGCGATATCGTCGTGGCCGTCGACAGCGCGCATTTTTGTTTGTCCGAAGCGCGGCTCGGCCTGATTCCCGCGACGATCGCGCCGTACGTGATTCGCGCGCTCGGCGAGCAGGCATCGCGCCGCTATTTCATCAGCGCGGAAGCATTCGATTGCGCGACTGCGTTGCGTCTCGGTCTGGTCAGCGAAGCGGTCAGCGCGGAACAGTTCGATGCGACCGTCGCGAAGCTCGCGCAAACGCTGTGCGCGAACGGCCCGCAGGCGGTGCGCGCGTGCAAGCGGCTCGTGCAGGACGTCGCGGGCCGTGAACTGAACGACGCGCTGATCGAAGACACGGCCGCGCGCATCGCGCGTACGCGAGCCGGCGCGGAAGGCCGCGAAGGCGTCGCGTCGTTTCTCGAAAAGCGCACGCCAGGCTGGCGCAACTGATGCGGGTTTTTGCGTGTTTGCCTGAGCACCGTTCGTTAATAACAACCGCCCCGTAGCGCCTATTTCATCGAGATACTTATGTTCAACAAGATCCTGATTGCCAACCGGGGCGAGATTGCGTGCCGCGTCGCCGCCACTTGCAAGCGGCTCGGCATCGCGAGCGTGGCCGTTTATTCCGACGCGGATGCCAACGCGAAACACGTCGCGGCTTGCGACGAAGCGGTTCATATCGGCGGCTCGACGGCGGCGGAAAGTTATCTGCGTATCGAACGCATCATCGAGGCCGCGCGCGCGACCGGCGCGCAGGCCGTGCATCCGGGCTACGGCTTTCTGTCCGAGAACGAGGATTTCGCGCATGCGTGCGCGGCGGCCGGCATCGTGTTCATCGGGCCGCCGGTCGAGGCGATCGCCGCGATGGGTTCGAAGGCCGCCGCGAAAGCGCTGATGCATGCAGCCGCGGTGCCGCTCGTGCCCGGCTACCACGGCGACGACCAGGACCCGCAGCTATTGCAGCGCGAAGCGGATGCGATCGCCTATCCGGTGCTGCTGAAGGCGAGCGCGGGCGGCGGCGGCAAGGGCATGCGCGTGGTCGAGCGCAGCGCGGATTTCGCGGCGGCGTTGCAGTCGTGCAAGCGCGAAGCGGCGAGCAGCTTCGGCAACGATCGCGTGCTGATCGAAAAGTATCTGATGCGGCCGCGTCACGTCGAAGTACAGGTGTTCGCCGACCGGCACGGCGGCGCGGTCTATCTGTTCGATCGCGATTGCTCGGTGCAGCGGCGTCATCAGAAAGTGCTCGAGGAAGCACCCGCGCCGGGGCTCGCAGCCGATGTGAAGCGCGCGATGGGCGAAGCGGCGGTGGCCGCCGCGCGCGCGGTCAACTATGTCGGCGCGGGTACCGTCGAGTTCATCATGACGCCGGG
This region includes:
- a CDS encoding HU family DNA-binding protein; amino-acid sequence: MNKQELIDAVAAATGESKAATGQTIDAIVEAVTKAVVSGDTVQLVGFGSFSTGARAARVGRNPSTGEEIQIAAAKTVKFTAGKAFKEAVNAS
- a CDS encoding 3-deoxy-7-phosphoheptulonate synthase; translated protein: MSALDNPLHDQEVGSADATQDTTRIDDVRIGAVRPLISPALLQDELPVPPTVQTLVEKTRVEIADVLHGRDDRLVLITGPCSIHDHDQAIEYARKLKAAADHYKDDLLIVMRVYFEKPRTTVGWKGYINDPRLDGSFRINEGLRLARQLLLDINGLGLPVATEFLDLLSPQYIADLVAWGAIGARTTESQSHRQLASGLSCPIGFKNGTDGGVQIAADAIVAARASHAFMGMTKMGMAAIFETRGNDDAHVILRGGKRGSNYDAASVQATCESLRSAGLREQVMIDCSHANSNKSHLRQIEVAEDIARQLSDGDRRIIGVMLESHLEEGRQDLKEGVPLRYGVSITDACVSWAQTEPVLATLADAARKRRAS
- a CDS encoding DUF72 domain-containing protein, with the protein product MRVGIGGWTFAPWRGPFYPADLTQSRELEYASRQLTSIEVNGTFYGSQKPSSYQKWYQETPDDFVFSLKAPRYATNRRVLAEAGETIERFFASGVLLLKQKLGAINWQFATTKKFDPDDFEAFLKLLPASIEGQPLRHAIEVRHESFKTPEFIALARKYQVAVVLAADSDYPQIADITAPFVYARIMGTSEKEAHGYSAKALDAWAERAHQLAAGTTPDDLETCGEPLAKTTAKAAARDVYLYVISGFKERNPAAAMALLRKL
- a CDS encoding TetR/AcrR family transcriptional regulator: MTVAVKAGLPVSRREPAGRKSQQRVKEILQAGRDVFSEKGYERATTAEIAQRLGISEATVFSYFRGKRELCARVIGDWYDEIIDAIEAGLPRDGSVRQQFAFIVRMHLRLMLVNGTDLCALVLSEGRARHHELSEALTELQRRYTAPLMRVLAQGQQSGEIRADMPLRLLRSMVFGPMEHVLWDATLANRQIDIDATADQLIDVLWVALTPPALDVSALQRFRAEVAEANRRFELAAGAAGVAGSAKAGGVVKASSAAKTARRAKSG
- a CDS encoding isovaleryl-CoA dehydrogenase, whose protein sequence is MLNLPGLQFPLGEEIEMLRDSIASFAAKEIAPRAGEIDHTDQFPMDLWKKFGDLGVLGMTVAEEYGGANMGYTAHMVAMEEISRASASVGLSYGAHSNLCVNQIHRNGTEQQKQKYLPKLVSGEHVGALAMSEPNAGSDVVSMKLRAEKKGDRYVLNGTKMWITNGPDCDTLVVYAKTDPEAQSRGITAFIVEKGMKGFSVAQKLDKLGMRGSHTGELVFQDVEVPEENILGQLNGGVKVLMSGLDYERAVLAGGPTGIMVAVMDSVVPYIHDRKQFGQPIGEFQLIQGKVADLYTTLQACRAYLYAVGRQLDTLGKEHVRQVRKDCAGVILYTAEKATWMAGEAIQILGGNGYINEYPVGRLWRDAKLYEIGAGTSEIRRMLIGRELFAETL
- a CDS encoding carboxyl transferase domain-containing protein, encoding MPIIESKLNPRSDDFRANAAALEALVADLRAKVEQLAQGGGQAARDKHTSRGKLLPRDRIAQLLDPGTPFLELSQLAAYGMYNDDAPGAGVITGIGRIAGQECVIVCNDATVKGGTYYPVTVKKHVRAQEIASENRLPCVYLVDSGGANLPNQDDVFPDRDHFGRIFYNQANLSAAGIPQIAVVMGSCTAGGAYVPAMSDESIIVKNQGTIFLGGPPLVKAATGEVVSAEDLGGGDVHTRLSGVVDHLAQNDAHALGIARSIVGNLNRAKQAPLVLQEPKPPRYDPHSLYGVIPVDTRKPFDIREVIARIVDDSAFDEFKARYGTTLVCGFAHIWGHPVGIIANNGILFSESALKGTHFIELCCQRKIPLVFLQNITGFMVGRKYENEGIARNGAKMVTAVATAKVPKFTVIIGGSFGAGNYGMCGRAYSPRFLWMWPNARISVMGGEQAASVLATVKRDGIEAKGGSWSPEEEEAFKQPIREQYEHQGHPYYASARLWDDGVIDPAQTRDVLGLGLSASMNAPIEDTRFGVFRM
- a CDS encoding enoyl-CoA hydratase/isomerase family protein, translating into MQYETLKVDFAGQIATVTLNRPDVRNAFNETMIAELTSAFTTLDTRDDVRAVVLAANGKAFCAGADLNWMKKMAGYSDDENRADAMLLANMLSSVYRCNKPVIARVNGDAYAGGMGLIAACDIVVAVDSAHFCLSEARLGLIPATIAPYVIRALGEQASRRYFISAEAFDCATALRLGLVSEAVSAEQFDATVAKLAQTLCANGPQAVRACKRLVQDVAGRELNDALIEDTAARIARTRAGAEGREGVASFLEKRTPGWRN